The Cellulomonas flavigena DSM 20109 DNA segment GGGCTCGTCGGCACGCTAGCGGACCGCACCGGGTTGCGAGGGCGGGCGACGGGGTTGTGGTGCCGGCCGTCACCGCAGGTTGCGGGCGCCCGAACGCTGAGGGTTCACCCGGCGCACCGGGCCGCTGCGCGCGCACTCGCGCACGTGGGGCTGTGATAATCCGGTGGATGACGACCGAAGGGCCGCCGTCCGGGGTCGCACCGGACGGTGGGGGGGCGGTCGGGACGTCGGCGTGGACGTCCCCACGGACGCCCGCGAGCGCAGTGGCTCGACCGCGGCTTCTCGCGCGGCTCGACCGCGCGGACAGGGTCGCGATCGTCCGCGCCGCCACCGGGTTCGGCCGCACGACGCTCGTCGCGCAGTGGGCGGACGCCCGGCGTGCGGCCGGCGAGCCCGTCGCGTGGGTCGGCGCCCCGTGGCACCGCGACAACCCGTGGCGGGCCGTGCGGGACGCCCTCGCGTGCGAGCTGACCGCGCGGGGCGTCGACGTCGCCGACGCGATGTGGCCCGAGGCGCTGGCCACCGCGCTGGACGCTGCGGGCACCCGCGTGAACCTCGTGCTCGACGACGCGGACGGCCTGGACGACCCCGACGCGGTGAAGGGCGTCGCCGAGCTGCTCGCGACGTCGCCGGCGCTGCGGCTCGTGCTCGTCACCGGCCCGCGGGACCCGATCCTCTCGTCCGGTGCGCAGCACCCGGTCCTCACCGCGGTGGGCCACCCGCTGCCCGTGGTGACCCTCACCGCGCGCGACCTGTGGTTCACGGCGGACGAGCTGCGCGCCGCGGTCGCGTCGTGGGGGCACGAGGTCGACGAGGCGCGTCTGCAGGAGCTCGTCACCCTCGTGGGCGGGTGGCCGCGGTACGCGCGCGCCGTGCTCGACGACACGCGACCCGACGACCCGCACCTCGCGACGGCCGGGGCCTTCGCGATCGCACGGGACGTCGTGCTGCCGTCGATCGGCGACTCCCGGCTCCTCGACCTCGCCATGCTCGTCGCCGCCTCGGGCGACCCCACGCCGACGACCGTGCGGATGGCGCTGAGCGCGGCCGGCGACGCGGTCACGGCGCAGGACACGGTCGAGATCCTGCTGAAGCTCGAGGCCGTGGGCATGCTCATCCGCAACCGGTCGACCGGCGGGCCCAGCTCGTGGCACGCGCCCGCCCTCATGCTCGAGGTGCTGCGCCGCGAGCTGGAGCGCCGTGACCCGGAGCGGGCCGTCGCGGTGCACCGCACGCTCGCGCGGGCGGCGCTGCGCGCGCACCCGCCGGACCCGCGCCTGGCGGTCGAGCACGCCGCCCGCGCGCACGACTGGACGCTCCTCGAGACCTGCTGGCACGACTTCGGCACGTACCTCGTGGCCACCGGCGGGCCCGCGGTCGACGCCGTCTACGCGGCCGTCCCGGACGAGGTCGCCGCGAGCTCCACGGTGCTGATGATGGCCCGCACGATCGCCCGCCGCGGCCCCGACGAGCGCGCCGACGCGCGCGAGCTCGTGCTGCGGACCATGACCGAGCTCGGTGCGCTCGCGCTCGAGGGCCGGTGGCGCAGCCGTACCGCGGCGGGCCGCTGGACCGGTGCCGCGGCGGCACTGGTCGCGGCACGCGCGCGGGGGGACATGCGCCGCGCGCTGACGGTGGTGCGCGACACCGAGATCGCCGCGGCGCGCGGCGGGATCAAGGGCGGCACGGTCGGCCGCTCGTACTGGTGGTTCCTCGTGCAGGCGGGCCGCACCGCCCTGCTCGACGGGGACCTCGGCTCGGCGCTCGAGCTGCCGATGCGGGCGTACGAGCTCGCCGACCCCCACCGTGCCCCCGACGTGCGTGCGGCCGCCGCCGGGCACGTCGCCCTCGTGCACTCGCTCGACGGGATGCTGGTGGACGCCGAGCGCTGGCTCGTGCGGCACGCCGAGGCGCTCGACCCGGCGTGGGAGGACGTCGTGCGCGACGACGCGGCGGACGTCGCCGAGGCGATGCTCGCGACCGACCGCCTCGACCGCACGACTGCGGAGGCCGCGTTGTCGCGGCTCGACGTCGCGGTGCGGGCACCCGACGTGACCTGGCCGTTCGTCGTGCGCGCGCGCGTGCGGTACGCGGTGCTGTTCGGCGACCCCGAGAGCGGGCTGGCCGAGCTCGAGCAGATCGAGCGCACGCGGCACGCGTGGCTGGAGGACGTCGGCTCCGTGAACCGGAGCCTGCTGCGCATGCGCTCCGAGCTCCTGCTGGCGCTCGGGGAGTTCCACCGCGTCGCGGACCTGCTGGGCCAGACCGACCCGACGGGCGTGTGGAGCGACGTGCCGCGCGCCCGCTGGCACCTGCTGACGGGCGACCCGCACGCGGCGCTGCGGGCGGCCGTGCTCGGCGGGCGGCGGCGGCGCGTCAACCTGAGCGACCGCACCAACCTGCTCGTGCTCGAGGCGTGGGCCGCCCACGAGGTGCGCCAGTCGGCCCTCGCGTCGCGCGCCTTCCGGACCGCGCGCCGTCTCGCGGGCGAGCAGGGGGCGCTGCGCGCCTTCGCCCACCTGCCGGTGCCCGTGCGCGACGCGCTCGTCGAGCTGACGGGTCTGCCGTTCACCGCGGAGGAGATCGCGCGCCTCGGCTCGGTCGGGCACGTCGTGCCGGACTCGGCGACCCTCGTGCCCCTGACCCCGCGCGAGCGCACGGTGCTGACCATGCTCAACGAGTACGACACGACGCGTGAGGTCGCCGACGCGCTCGTCGTGTCCGTCAACACCGTGCGCAAGCAGGTGCTGAGCATCTACGCCAAGCTCGGCGTGCACGACCGCGAGGCGGCGCTGCGCCGCGCGCACGAGCTGGGGATCCTGACCGCCGGCGACCACCGCTGAGCCACCCGGTGCGGTGCACGGGCACGCCCGGTCGACGCGCCCGGCACCACCGGCCCGGGGCCCCGACCGCGCCGGGGCTAGGGTCCTCGGCGACGACGAGGAGGTCCGCATGACGCAGCAGCAGCCCGTCCGGTTCGGGGTCGTGGGGTCGGGGTGGCGCGCCGAGTTCTTCGTGCGTGTCGCGCGTCTGCTGCCGGACCGGTTCCGGTGCGTCGGGGTGGTGACGCGCACGACCGAGCGTGGTGCGCAGGTCGAGGCCGCGTGGGGCGTGCCGACCGTGCGGACCGTCGAGGAGCTGCTCACGGGCGCGGTCCCGGGGGCGGGCGCCGCGCCGGACCGTCCCGAGCTCGTCGTGACCGCCACGCCGTGGCCCGTCACGCCCGACGTGGTCCGCGAGCTCGTCGACGCATCCGTGCCCGTGCTCGCCGAGACCCCGCCCGCCCCCGACGTCGACGGGCTGCGCGCGCTGTGGGCCGACGTGGGCGCGTCGGGGCTCGTGCAGGTCGCCGAGCACTCGCCGTCGATGCCCGCGCACCGGGCACGCCGCGCCGTGGTCGAGGCCGGGACGATCGGCGAGCCGACGAGCGTGCAGATCTCGTCGACGCACCTGTACCACGCGGTCGGGCTGGGCCGGTACCTGCTGGGCTCCGGGCGCGGGCCGGTGACGGTGCGCGCGCAGGCGTTCACGACGCCGCTGATCGACCCGGTCGGCCGCTTCGGCCCCACCGGGGCCACCGCGCCCGAGGCGCGCCGCTCGATCCTCGCGACCCTCGACCTGGGCGACGGCCGCACGATCCTCTACGACTTCACCGACAACCAGTGGTACAACCCGCTGCGCGGCAACCGGATCGTGGTGCGCGGGACGCACGGCGAGATCGTGGACGACACGGTGACGCGCTGGGTCGACGAGCGCACGGTGGTGACGTCGCGCATCGAGCGCCGGCAGACCGGGATCGAGCAGAACCTCGAGGGCTTCGACCTCGACCACCTGTCGCTCGACGGTCGCGTGCTGCACCGCAACCCGTTCGCCGGTGCGCGTCTGGCCGACGACGACCTCGTGGTGGCTCACCTGCTCGCGGACACCGGCGCGTGGCTGCGCGGCGACGCCCCGCCCCCGTACCCGCTCGCCGACGGGACGCAGGACCACCTCCTCGGTCTGGCGATCGAGGAGGCGGCCCGTACGGGCGAGCCGGTGACGACGGTCGCGGAGGCCTGGGCGGACGCCTGACCCGCCACCCGGTCCCCGTCGCCCCACCCTCCCGTCCCACCCACCGGGACGGCCCGCGCGCGAGACCGGGCACGGGTGGCTCATCGAGTGCGACGAGCCACGTGAGCCCGGTCTCGCGGGGCCTGCGTCCCGGTGGGTGGACGAGGCCTCGGCGGGGCGTGGTGAGCGGGCGGGTCAGGGGGTGGCGGACCAGGCGGCGGCGAGGCCCTCGGCCAGCGGCGTGGTCGGGCGGCCGACGAGGGTGCGCAGCGTGTCCGTGGCGTCGGCGAGGCGGCCCGCGGCGATGTCCTGGTCGAGCGCGACGAGGAAGCCCGCCGTGCCCTCGTCGAGGCCCGCGGCGAGCAGACCCGCGCGCTGCTCGTCGGGCGTCACCTCGCGGTACGCGACGTCGCGGCCGAGCACCTGGGACGCGGCGGCGGCGAGCTCGTCGTGCGTCCACGCGTGGTCGCCGCTCAGCTCGTACGTGGCACCGTCGTGCCCGTCGCCCGTGACGACGGCGACGGCACCCGCCGCGTAGTCGGCACGCGACGCGGACGCCACACGCCCCCGGCCCGCCGAGCCCACGATCTCGCCGGTCGCCGCGGCCTGGCGCAGCGTCGGCACGTAGTT contains these protein-coding regions:
- a CDS encoding Gfo/Idh/MocA family protein — translated: MTQQQPVRFGVVGSGWRAEFFVRVARLLPDRFRCVGVVTRTTERGAQVEAAWGVPTVRTVEELLTGAVPGAGAAPDRPELVVTATPWPVTPDVVRELVDASVPVLAETPPAPDVDGLRALWADVGASGLVQVAEHSPSMPAHRARRAVVEAGTIGEPTSVQISSTHLYHAVGLGRYLLGSGRGPVTVRAQAFTTPLIDPVGRFGPTGATAPEARRSILATLDLGDGRTILYDFTDNQWYNPLRGNRIVVRGTHGEIVDDTVTRWVDERTVVTSRIERRQTGIEQNLEGFDLDHLSLDGRVLHRNPFAGARLADDDLVVAHLLADTGAWLRGDAPPPYPLADGTQDHLLGLAIEEAARTGEPVTTVAEAWADA
- a CDS encoding SDR family oxidoreductase, whose protein sequence is MSVVVTGATGHLGRLVVEGLLDAGVDVVAGGRRTERLADLAARGARVAEVDYDRPATLAAAFAGADTVVLVSGSEVGRRVAQHGAAIGAARAAGVRRVVYTSAPHADTSALVLAPEHKATEELLAASGLVTTVLRNNWYTENYVPTLRQAAATGEIVGSAGRGRVASASRADYAAGAVAVVTGDGHDGATYELSGDHAWTHDELAAAASQVLGRDVAYREVTPDEQRAGLLAAGLDEGTAGFLVALDQDIAAGRLADATDTLRTLVGRPTTPLAEGLAAAWSATP
- a CDS encoding helix-turn-helix transcriptional regulator — protein: MARPRLLARLDRADRVAIVRAATGFGRTTLVAQWADARRAAGEPVAWVGAPWHRDNPWRAVRDALACELTARGVDVADAMWPEALATALDAAGTRVNLVLDDADGLDDPDAVKGVAELLATSPALRLVLVTGPRDPILSSGAQHPVLTAVGHPLPVVTLTARDLWFTADELRAAVASWGHEVDEARLQELVTLVGGWPRYARAVLDDTRPDDPHLATAGAFAIARDVVLPSIGDSRLLDLAMLVAASGDPTPTTVRMALSAAGDAVTAQDTVEILLKLEAVGMLIRNRSTGGPSSWHAPALMLEVLRRELERRDPERAVAVHRTLARAALRAHPPDPRLAVEHAARAHDWTLLETCWHDFGTYLVATGGPAVDAVYAAVPDEVAASSTVLMMARTIARRGPDERADARELVLRTMTELGALALEGRWRSRTAAGRWTGAAAALVAARARGDMRRALTVVRDTEIAAARGGIKGGTVGRSYWWFLVQAGRTALLDGDLGSALELPMRAYELADPHRAPDVRAAAAGHVALVHSLDGMLVDAERWLVRHAEALDPAWEDVVRDDAADVAEAMLATDRLDRTTAEAALSRLDVAVRAPDVTWPFVVRARVRYAVLFGDPESGLAELEQIERTRHAWLEDVGSVNRSLLRMRSELLLALGEFHRVADLLGQTDPTGVWSDVPRARWHLLTGDPHAALRAAVLGGRRRRVNLSDRTNLLVLEAWAAHEVRQSALASRAFRTARRLAGEQGALRAFAHLPVPVRDALVELTGLPFTAEEIARLGSVGHVVPDSATLVPLTPRERTVLTMLNEYDTTREVADALVVSVNTVRKQVLSIYAKLGVHDREAALRRAHELGILTAGDHR